One Helianthus annuus cultivar XRQ/B chromosome 12, HanXRQr2.0-SUNRISE, whole genome shotgun sequence genomic region harbors:
- the LOC110895274 gene encoding uncharacterized protein LOC110895274: MGSACCVAARDRTITNGSSRNGMPRTIRYSPSWSVRRRVAGEEASIHWFSDDLGTNDRLDNKSHTTAGTAYASEDGSPLESFRNRTWHKSSPSEGYIIPQSDQSVSQITSEVKGSSETPPASEPSPMMMSSSTRSVSSSSSQPHFLQRWHNRSPGHHLLRQVSDSRIPSMKSPSLSISEEGGGSPFMLSVWSNESNRGSHVGSSDGCSLPAFNSHRERWSFDSESLNFNRDKISSRTSGIDMQTCGICSMLLTEKSSWGTHKVIPTNELAVVAILICGHVYHSECLEHMTSEINKYDPACPVCTFGEKKVIKLSEKALKADFRINKKSRRRVVDGDDIMFGHHKIGPIGPKMSSSSSMKSSLKRHLSFGSKGSRSLSDNNFPRKKGFFWAKSSKQ, translated from the exons ATGGGTTCGGCTTGCTGTGTTGCTGCTAGAGACAGAACTATAACAAACGGATCCAGCCGTAATGGTATGCCGAGAACTATCAGATATTCTCCATCATGGAGTGTTAGGCGGCGTGTAGCAGGGGAAGAAGCTTCTATACATTGGTTTTCCGATGATCTTGGAACAAATGACAGGTTGGACAATAAATCTCACACAACTGCTGGAACTGCTTATGCATCAGAAGACGGTAGTCCGTTGGAAAGTTTCCGAAATCGGACTTGGCATAAGTCATCGCCTTCTGAAGGATATATCATTCCACAGTCAG ACCAATCGGTCTCTCAAATAACTTCAGAG GTGAAGGGGTCAAGTGAAACTCCACCTGCTTCAGAACCGTCTccaatgatgatgtcatcatctaCACGCTCAGTTTCCTCATCTTCATCTCAACCTCATTTCTTACAAAGATGGCATAACCGTTCTCCAGGACACCATTTACTGCGCCAGGTGTCAGATAGCAGAATACCATCAATGAAGTCACCAAGTCTGTCGATTTCCGAAGAGGGTGGTGGTTCTCCGTTTATGCTCTCTGTGTGGAGCAACGAGTCAAACCGTGGGTCCCATGTTGGATCGTCAGATGGTTGCTCTTTACCCGCGTTTAACAGCCACAGAGAAAGATGGTCGTTTGATAGTGAGTCTCTTAACTTTAACCGTGACAAAATAAGTAGCCGAACTAGTGGCATTGATATGCAGACATGTGGCATTTGCTCCATGCTTTTAACCGAAAAATCATCATGGGGGACCCACAAAGTTATACCCACTAATGAGCTTGCAGTTGTAGCCATTTTGATATGTGGTCATGTTTATCATTCAGAGTGTTTAGAACATATGACATCCGAAATTAACAAGTATGATCCGGCATGTCCTGTTTGTACTTTTGGCGAGAAAAAGGTTATTAAGTTGTCTGAAAAAGCACTGAAAGCTGATTTTAGGATCAACAAGAAATCGAGACGTCGCGTGGTGGATGGTGATGATATTATGTTTGGTCATCATAAGATAGGCCCAATAGGCCCTAAGATGAGCTCAAGTTCCAGTATGAAGTCTTCTTTAAAGAGACACCTGTCTTTCGGTTCCAAGGGGAGCCGGTCATTGTCAGACAACAATTTTCCAagaaaaaaagggtttttttggGCAAAATCGAGCAAGCAGTGA